In Syntrophorhabdaceae bacterium, the sequence TTGCGCAACATATTCTTTTAGCCCATTTTGAGATAGTGCCTGCCGGGACATACATCGGCTATCGCTTGCCACGCGAAATGGTGCACTGCAGAACATAAATACAAGTTCAATGTTTCAGGAAGAACTGCCCTGACGTTGGCAGGAGTTATAGTGCTTACAAGGCCCCAAACCCACTCGAGACTACTTCACCGCCTTGACACCACATCGCACTCTCGGATTCCCCTTGACATCGGGGATTACAACGTCTAAAAAAGAAAAGACATGAAGCGTCCACAGATGGGTGCCACCCGTTTGTGAAAGCGGTGGAGAACAATCTGCAACATGGTGCATCTGAAGGAGGATCAGAGGTGGATACTCTGTTATTGCAAGATAGGAACAACGCGGTGGATGAAGTGATGGCCAAAAGACGATCCGTCCGGCTCTTCACCTCGGAAATCCCGCCTAAGGAGCTGATTGAACACATACTTCTTGCTGGACTTAAGGCCCCGTACGCGGCCTTGGCGGTTAAAGAGGATATCCCGTATCGTTTCTTCAGAGTGATCTGCCAGGGTCCCGGCATGATCAAGACTGCGGGCCTCATTCAGGAGCAGGCGAGGGCTAACTTGAAACTACTAAAGTCAGATATGGCGAAGAACGCTTACCTTCGAGAGCATGGAGGGGAGTTTGTGACACGTGTGAAACATCTGGCCGAGCACGGCCTTCCCAGCCTTAGAGACGCACCTTACTTCATCGTTGTGGCCGAACGGAAGGGCATTCCACCCGTCGAATTCGAGTCGCTTGCCCATTGCCTGCAGAATATGTGGCTGAAAGCCACCGCTCTGGGTCTGGGCTTTCAGCTGCTATCGGTTACCAAAATGCTCACCGAAAGCCGCGAGTTTTTCGACATGATCGGTCTGCAGCTTGGAGCGTTTGCGGTTAATGGCTGCGTTATCGGCTATGCTCAGCAGCCGCCTGCCGAAAAGCGCCTTTTTGCGCTTGATCAGGTCACTGCATGGCTCTGAAAACGGAGAGTGCTATTACTGTAAGGAGGATACGATGGACTGGAAAGATTCTTCAGCAATGTTACAAGAAGT encodes:
- a CDS encoding nitroreductase family protein, whose protein sequence is MDTLLLQDRNNAVDEVMAKRRSVRLFTSEIPPKELIEHILLAGLKAPYAALAVKEDIPYRFFRVICQGPGMIKTAGLIQEQARANLKLLKSDMAKNAYLREHGGEFVTRVKHLAEHGLPSLRDAPYFIVVAERKGIPPVEFESLAHCLQNMWLKATALGLGFQLLSVTKMLTESREFFDMIGLQLGAFAVNGCVIGYAQQPPAEKRLFALDQVTAWL